CTGCTTTTCCTCCTCCCCTCCCGGGAGAGGGAGCAAGAGTGTTTGATTTTCTGTATACTTGCAAGCTTTTCCGTCCGCTTAGGACGGGCAATTCGGCTCCTCTGGTCGCGGGGGAGTCAGTCCAGTCGCCGCGAGGCGGCTTCTCAAAACCTAAGGCAATACTGACATGGCTAAGACTCATGAGATTCTGGCTCAGAGCCGCAAGGACGAGGGGAAAGGTGCGAGCCGCCGCCTGCGTCGCGCGGCTTTTGTACCGGCCGTTGTTTACGGTGCGGGCCAGCCCGCAGAAAGCATCCAGGTCGAGCACAACACCATTCTGCTCGCCGCTCGCAACGAGTGGTTCTTCTCCTCGGTGCTCGACTTGAACGTCGACGGTAAGGTACAGAAGGTGCTGGTGCGTGACTGGCAGAAGCATCCGTTCAAGCAGCAGATGCTGCACATGGACTTTCTGCGCATCAACGAGAACGAAGCCGTTCGCGTGAATGTGCCGATCCACTTCCTGAACGAAGACAAGTCCCCGGCTGGCAAGACCGCTGGCGTGGTCATCTCGCACAACCTCAACGAAGTGGAAGTGTCCTGTTTGCCGAAGGACCTGCCGGAGTTTATTGAACTCGACTTGGCCGATCTCAAGCCCGGCGACATCGTTCACTTGGCGCAACTCAAGCTGCCGGCCAATGTCGATATCCTGTCCCTGCACCTGGGCGCCGATCACGACGTGGCCGTGGTTACCGCTGCGTTCGTGCAGGAAGAAGTCGACGAAGCCCCGACAGCCGAAGGCGAAGGCGAAGCCAAGCCGGCCGGCGACGTTGCCAAGAAATAAGCCGCTTCTTGCCTCCTCTCCCTTAAGGAAAAGCACGCTTTTCTCCCTCTCCCCGGGGGGGGTGAGGTGAGGGGCCAATCTTGTGGCAAGGTGAGCGACCCTACACATGGCAGGTCTACGACTCATCGTCGGACTGGGCAATCCCGGTACCGAATACCTCCGAACCCGGCACAACGCCGGGTTCTGGTTTGTTGACGCCCTGGCGTCAGGGCAGGGTGAGCGCTTCGGCTTCGACGGTAAGTTGCACGGTGAAACCTGCAAAATACGCATCGGCGGCCAGCCGATGTGGCTGCTGAAGCCCGCCACCTTCATGAATAAAAGCGGCATCGCCGTCGCCTCGGCGCTGCGCTACTACAAAATCGAGCCCGAAGAATGCTTGGTCGCACATGATGATTTGGATCTTGCCGCCGGCATCGTGCGCCTGAAATTC
The sequence above is a segment of the Dyella sp. M7H15-1 genome. Coding sequences within it:
- the pth gene encoding aminoacyl-tRNA hydrolase, whose translation is MAGLRLIVGLGNPGTEYLRTRHNAGFWFVDALASGQGERFGFDGKLHGETCKIRIGGQPMWLLKPATFMNKSGIAVASALRYYKIEPEECLVAHDDLDLAAGIVRLKFDGGHGGQNGLRDIMAHLGHGKFHRLRVGIGHPGHRDQVTPWVLGRPSAKDEDAIVDGVSRALGVLTLAVDGQFDKAMQQLHTSETRDPGPGTR
- a CDS encoding 50S ribosomal protein L25/general stress protein Ctc, whose product is MAKTHEILAQSRKDEGKGASRRLRRAAFVPAVVYGAGQPAESIQVEHNTILLAARNEWFFSSVLDLNVDGKVQKVLVRDWQKHPFKQQMLHMDFLRINENEAVRVNVPIHFLNEDKSPAGKTAGVVISHNLNEVEVSCLPKDLPEFIELDLADLKPGDIVHLAQLKLPANVDILSLHLGADHDVAVVTAAFVQEEVDEAPTAEGEGEAKPAGDVAKK